From Pandoraea vervacti, the proteins below share one genomic window:
- the apaG gene encoding Co2+/Mg2+ efflux protein ApaG, producing MSQYEFTVTVRPQYLPEQSEPDRRQFAFAYTITIRNSGEVPAQLISRHWVITDGDNKVQEVNGLGVVGHQPFLQPGEQFEYTSWAMVATPVGTMRGEYFCVAEDGTRFEAPIAEFALTMPRTLH from the coding sequence ATGAGCCAGTACGAATTTACCGTCACCGTGCGCCCGCAATACCTCCCGGAACAATCGGAACCGGACCGGCGGCAGTTTGCTTTCGCCTACACGATCACCATCCGCAATAGCGGCGAAGTGCCGGCGCAGTTGATTTCGCGCCACTGGGTGATCACCGATGGCGACAATAAGGTGCAGGAAGTGAATGGCCTGGGCGTAGTCGGCCATCAGCCGTTCCTCCAGCCGGGCGAGCAGTTCGAGTACACGAGCTGGGCGATGGTGGCCACGCCCGTGGGCACTATGCGCGGCGAGTACTTCTGTGTGGCCGAGGACGGCACGCGCTTCGAGGCGCCCATCGCCGAATTCGCGCTCACCATGCCGCGCACGTTGCACTGA
- a CDS encoding phosphoglycolate phosphatase, which produces MIQNPHLHLDGIRAVLIDLDGTLVDTAGDFGVALNAMLADLGAQPVPVERLMTFVGKGTANLVRKTLAERFPATDIDTLFERAQAKYEAVYTAINGENTVLYPEVREGLAALREAGLPVACITNKQHRFALALLEHYGLSDQFDLVYGGDSWPQRKPDPMPLIKACEAFGVSPAQTVLVGDSGNDAQAARAAGCRSLTVPYGYNHGESIQTIDTDGIVASILGAARAILPAATPTLAS; this is translated from the coding sequence ATGATCCAGAATCCGCACCTTCATCTCGACGGCATCCGCGCGGTGCTGATCGACCTCGACGGCACGCTGGTCGACACCGCAGGCGACTTCGGGGTCGCGCTCAACGCCATGCTGGCCGACCTCGGCGCCCAGCCGGTGCCGGTCGAGCGCCTGATGACGTTCGTGGGCAAGGGCACCGCCAATCTGGTGCGCAAGACGCTTGCCGAACGCTTCCCGGCCACCGACATCGACACGCTGTTCGAGCGAGCGCAGGCGAAGTACGAGGCCGTCTACACGGCGATCAACGGCGAAAACACGGTGCTGTACCCGGAAGTGCGCGAAGGCCTCGCCGCCTTGCGTGAAGCCGGTCTGCCGGTGGCGTGCATCACTAACAAGCAACATCGCTTTGCGCTCGCGCTGCTCGAACACTACGGCCTGTCGGATCAGTTCGATCTGGTGTACGGCGGCGACTCGTGGCCCCAGCGCAAACCGGACCCGATGCCGCTCATCAAAGCCTGCGAAGCGTTCGGCGTCTCGCCGGCGCAAACGGTGCTCGTCGGCGACTCCGGCAACGACGCCCAGGCGGCCCGCGCGGCAGGCTGCCGCTCGCTCACGGTGCCGTATGGCTACAACCATGGCGAATCTATACAAACGATCGACACGGATGGTATAGTCGCCTCAATTCTGGGCGCTGCCCGGGCGATTCTGCCCGCCGCAACGCCCACACTGGCGAGCTGA
- the rpe gene encoding ribulose-phosphate 3-epimerase — MTQFCIAPSILSADFARLGEEVRNVVAAGADWIHFDVMDNHYVPNLTIGPMVCEAIRPHVDVPIDVHLMVRPVDRIVPDFAKAGANLITFHPEASEHVDRTLGLIRDNGCKAGLVFNPGTPLHYLDHVMDRLDMVLIMSVNPGFGGQSFIPEALNKLRAVRARIDAYTAETGREIRLEIDGGVKVENIAEIAAAGADTFVAGSAIFGKPDYKAVIDQMRAQLASVA; from the coding sequence ATGACGCAATTCTGTATCGCCCCCAGCATCCTGTCCGCCGACTTTGCCCGGCTGGGCGAAGAAGTCCGTAACGTCGTGGCGGCAGGCGCCGACTGGATTCACTTCGACGTGATGGACAACCATTACGTTCCCAATCTGACGATCGGCCCGATGGTCTGCGAAGCGATCCGTCCCCACGTGGACGTGCCCATCGACGTGCACCTGATGGTGCGCCCGGTCGATCGCATCGTGCCCGACTTCGCTAAGGCGGGCGCCAACCTGATTACGTTCCACCCGGAAGCGTCGGAACACGTGGACCGCACGCTGGGCCTGATTCGCGACAACGGCTGCAAGGCCGGCCTCGTCTTCAACCCGGGCACCCCGCTGCATTACCTCGATCACGTGATGGACCGTCTGGACATGGTGCTCATCATGTCGGTCAACCCGGGCTTCGGCGGCCAGTCGTTCATTCCGGAAGCGCTCAACAAGCTGCGCGCGGTACGCGCACGCATCGATGCCTATACGGCCGAGACCGGCCGCGAGATCCGTCTCGAAATCGACGGCGGGGTGAAGGTCGAGAACATTGCGGAAATCGCCGCCGCCGGCGCCGACACCTTCGTGGCCGGCTCGGCGATCTTCGGCAAACCCGACTACAAGGCGGTAATCGACCAGATGCGCGCCCAGCTCGCGAGCGTCGCATGA
- the paaI gene encoding hydroxyphenylacetyl-CoA thioesterase PaaI, with translation MTPDELAHATGVAMYSTDRASQWLGMELQEVRPGYARMTMRIRDEFLNGHAICHGGLMFTLADSTFAFACNSYNVVTVAAGCSIEFLKPVSGGDTLTAEAQEQVLSGRHGIYDIRLTNSAGEVVAMFRGKSAQIKGNVV, from the coding sequence ATGACGCCGGACGAACTCGCGCATGCCACGGGCGTGGCCATGTACAGCACGGACCGTGCGAGCCAATGGCTTGGCATGGAGTTGCAGGAAGTGCGTCCCGGTTATGCGCGCATGACGATGCGCATTCGCGACGAGTTCCTCAACGGTCATGCCATCTGTCACGGCGGTCTGATGTTCACCCTGGCGGATTCCACGTTTGCGTTCGCCTGCAACAGCTACAACGTGGTGACGGTCGCGGCCGGTTGCAGCATCGAATTCCTGAAGCCGGTCTCGGGGGGCGACACACTCACTGCCGAGGCGCAGGAGCAGGTGCTCTCCGGCCGTCATGGCATCTACGACATTCGTTTGACGAACAGCGCGGGGGAAGTCGTGGCGATGTTCCGCGGCAAATCCGCACAGATCAAGGGCAACGTCGTCTGA
- the trpE gene encoding anthranilate synthase component I, translating into MTELEFKSLANQGFNRIPLIAEAFADLDTPLSLYLKLALGDRRGANTFLLESVVGGERFGRYSFIGLSAHTLLRSFGPKTEVVRDGTVVETHEGDPLEFITQFQARFKVALRPGMPRFCGGLAGYFGYDAVRYIEKKLAHSTPRDDLNLPDIQLLLTEELAVIDNLTGKLYLIIYADPTQPEAYSKARLRLRELRARLKAPVDAPVTSGSVRTETFREFAKPDYLAAVAKAKEAIAAGELMQVQVGQRLIKPYRDAPLSLYRALRSLNPSPYMYFYNFGDFQVVGASPEILVRQERRQTPDGEQEIVTIRPLAGTRPRGATPERDAELARELLGDPKEIAEHVMLIDLARNDVGRIAQTGTVEVTDKMIIEKYSHVQHIVSSVEGRLQPGLSNIDVLRATFPAGTLTGAPKVRAMELIDELEPVKRGLYGGAVGYLSFGGEMDVAIAIRTGVIKDGNLYVQAAAGIVADSVPESEWQETENKARAVLRAAEQVQDGLDAEY; encoded by the coding sequence ATGACCGAACTCGAATTTAAATCGCTGGCCAACCAGGGCTTCAACCGCATTCCGCTGATCGCCGAAGCCTTTGCCGATCTCGACACACCGCTCTCGCTCTATCTGAAGCTGGCGCTGGGCGACCGCCGCGGGGCCAACACCTTCTTGCTGGAATCCGTGGTCGGGGGCGAGCGCTTCGGCCGGTATTCGTTCATCGGCCTCTCGGCCCACACGTTGTTGCGAAGCTTCGGCCCCAAAACCGAAGTTGTGCGCGACGGTACGGTCGTGGAAACGCATGAAGGCGATCCGCTCGAATTCATCACCCAGTTCCAGGCCCGCTTCAAAGTGGCGCTGCGCCCGGGCATGCCGCGCTTTTGCGGCGGGCTGGCCGGCTACTTCGGCTACGACGCCGTGCGCTACATCGAGAAGAAACTCGCGCACAGCACGCCGCGCGACGATCTGAATCTGCCGGACATCCAATTGCTGCTCACGGAAGAACTTGCCGTGATCGACAACCTGACCGGCAAGCTGTACCTCATCATTTACGCCGACCCGACCCAGCCCGAGGCGTACTCGAAGGCACGTCTGCGTCTGCGCGAACTGCGCGCTCGCCTCAAGGCCCCGGTCGACGCACCGGTCACCTCGGGCAGCGTTCGCACCGAGACCTTCCGCGAATTCGCCAAGCCGGACTATCTGGCGGCCGTCGCCAAGGCCAAGGAAGCCATTGCCGCCGGTGAACTGATGCAGGTGCAGGTCGGCCAGCGTCTCATCAAGCCGTATCGCGACGCCCCGCTCTCGCTGTATCGCGCGCTGCGCTCGCTCAATCCGTCGCCGTACATGTACTTCTACAACTTCGGCGACTTCCAGGTGGTTGGCGCATCGCCGGAAATTCTGGTGCGTCAGGAGCGTCGCCAGACGCCGGACGGCGAGCAGGAAATCGTGACGATTCGTCCGCTGGCAGGCACACGCCCGCGTGGCGCCACGCCCGAACGCGACGCCGAGCTGGCCAGGGAGTTGCTTGGTGATCCGAAGGAAATCGCCGAGCATGTCATGCTCATCGATCTGGCACGTAACGACGTGGGCCGCATTGCGCAGACGGGCACGGTCGAAGTGACCGACAAGATGATCATCGAAAAGTACTCGCACGTGCAGCACATCGTGAGTTCGGTGGAAGGCCGTCTGCAACCCGGCCTGTCGAACATCGACGTGCTGCGCGCCACATTCCCGGCGGGCACGCTCACCGGCGCCCCGAAGGTTCGTGCAATGGAGCTGATCGACGAACTCGAACCGGTCAAACGTGGTCTGTACGGCGGCGCCGTGGGTTATCTGTCGTTCGGCGGCGAAATGGACGTGGCGATCGCCATTCGCACCGGCGTCATCAAGGACGGCAATCTGTATGTGCAGGCCGCCGCCGGCATCGTTGCCGACTCGGTCCCCGAGTCCGAATGGCAAGAGACGGAAAACAAGGCCCGCGCGGTACTGCGTGCTGCCGAGCAGGTTCAGGACGGACTCGACGCCGAGTACTGA
- the paaK gene encoding phenylacetate--CoA ligase PaaK: protein MTTALPLEPIEKASLDELRALQLDRLKTTLRHAYENSPVYRRKFEEAGVHPDDLSSLADLAKFPFTTKKDLRDSYPFGMFAVPMEQVSRVHASSGTTGKPTVVGYTANDISTWADLVARSIRASGARRGDKVHISYGYGLFTGGLGAHYGAERAGLTVIPFGGGQTEKQVQLIQDFKPDIIMVTPSYMLAIADELERQGIVAAESSLRIGIFGAEPWTNDMRTAIEKRMGIDAVDIYGLSEVMGPGVACECAETKDGPTIWEDHFYPEIIDPETGEVLPDGEFGELVFTSLTKEALPIIRYRTRDLTRLLPGTARTMRRMEKITGRSDDMMIIRGVNVFPSQIEELLLRQPVLSPHYQIILDKEGPMDTMAVDVEAAVGCDDATALQAAGSELKRDIKTLIGVSCAVRVKPVGGIERSVGKARRVVDKRPR from the coding sequence ATGACCACCGCCTTGCCGCTCGAGCCGATCGAGAAAGCGAGCCTCGACGAACTGCGCGCCCTTCAGCTCGACCGTCTGAAGACGACGCTGCGGCATGCCTATGAGAACTCGCCGGTGTATCGCCGCAAGTTTGAGGAGGCCGGCGTCCACCCGGACGATCTGAGCTCGCTGGCCGATCTGGCCAAATTCCCGTTCACGACGAAGAAGGATCTGCGCGACAGCTATCCGTTCGGTATGTTCGCGGTCCCGATGGAACAGGTCTCGCGCGTGCATGCGTCTTCGGGCACAACGGGCAAGCCGACGGTCGTGGGTTACACGGCGAACGACATCAGCACGTGGGCCGATCTGGTCGCGCGTTCGATCCGCGCTTCCGGCGCACGTCGCGGCGACAAGGTGCATATCAGCTACGGCTATGGCCTGTTTACCGGCGGTCTGGGCGCACATTATGGCGCCGAGCGTGCAGGCCTGACCGTGATTCCGTTTGGCGGCGGTCAGACCGAGAAGCAGGTGCAGCTGATTCAGGACTTCAAGCCGGACATCATCATGGTCACGCCGAGCTATATGCTCGCGATTGCCGACGAACTCGAGCGTCAGGGCATCGTGGCCGCCGAGTCGTCGCTGCGCATCGGCATTTTCGGCGCGGAGCCATGGACGAACGACATGCGCACGGCCATCGAGAAGCGCATGGGCATCGACGCCGTCGACATTTACGGTCTGTCGGAAGTGATGGGCCCGGGCGTCGCGTGCGAATGCGCCGAGACGAAGGACGGTCCGACCATCTGGGAAGATCACTTCTATCCCGAAATCATCGACCCGGAAACCGGCGAAGTGCTGCCCGACGGCGAGTTCGGCGAACTGGTCTTCACCTCGCTCACGAAAGAAGCGCTGCCGATCATTCGCTACCGCACCCGTGACCTGACACGTCTGCTGCCGGGTACGGCGCGCACCATGCGTCGCATGGAGAAGATCACCGGGCGTTCCGACGACATGATGATCATTCGCGGCGTGAACGTTTTCCCGTCGCAAATCGAGGAATTGCTGCTGCGTCAGCCGGTGCTCTCGCCGCACTACCAGATCATTCTGGACAAGGAAGGCCCGATGGACACGATGGCCGTGGATGTCGAGGCCGCTGTCGGTTGCGACGACGCCACCGCCCTGCAAGCGGCGGGCAGCGAACTCAAGCGCGACATCAAGACGCTCATCGGCGTGTCGTGCGCGGTGCGCGTGAAGCCGGTCGGCGGCATCGAGCGCTCGGTCGGCAAGGCGCGTCGCGTGGTGGACAAGCGTCCGCGCTGA
- a CDS encoding HlyD family secretion protein, whose translation MTLPNAKKLVPALIVLVVIGLGWFGWKTYSHTGPGEGFASGNGRIEATEVDVATKMAGRVEAIYVREGDFVKAGQVLAKMQIDTLNAQRDEARAQYQQAVTNVAAIQAQAAARLSDKATAEANVAAREAELDAAQRRLSRSETLSKEGASSVQELDDDRARVRSTRAAVTAAKAQVSAAQSAVEAANAQVTGSKSTVEAAQATITRIEADIADSELKAPRDGRVQYRVAQPGEVLGAGGKVLNLVDLSDVYMTFFLPEAVAGRLAMGAEARIVLDAAPQFVIPASISFVSSTAQFTPKTVETESERQKLMFRVRAQIAPELLQQHLKLVKTGLPGVAWVKTDSKVEWPAQLQTKLPQ comes from the coding sequence ATGACGCTTCCCAACGCCAAGAAACTGGTTCCAGCGCTGATCGTGCTCGTCGTGATCGGACTGGGTTGGTTCGGATGGAAGACCTACAGCCACACCGGCCCGGGTGAGGGCTTTGCCAGCGGCAATGGCCGCATCGAAGCGACCGAAGTCGACGTGGCGACGAAAATGGCCGGACGTGTCGAAGCCATCTACGTGCGCGAAGGCGACTTCGTAAAGGCCGGGCAGGTGCTCGCCAAGATGCAGATCGACACGCTCAACGCCCAGCGCGACGAAGCGCGAGCGCAGTACCAGCAAGCCGTGACGAACGTGGCTGCCATTCAGGCGCAAGCCGCCGCACGCTTGTCGGACAAGGCGACGGCAGAAGCCAATGTTGCCGCACGTGAAGCCGAACTCGACGCCGCGCAACGCCGACTCTCGCGCTCCGAAACGCTCTCGAAGGAAGGCGCTTCGTCGGTGCAGGAACTGGACGACGACCGCGCACGCGTGCGCAGCACCCGCGCCGCCGTCACCGCCGCGAAGGCGCAGGTCTCAGCGGCCCAGTCCGCCGTCGAGGCCGCCAACGCGCAGGTCACCGGGTCGAAATCGACGGTCGAAGCCGCACAGGCCACCATCACCCGAATCGAGGCCGACATTGCCGACAGCGAACTCAAGGCGCCGCGCGACGGCCGCGTGCAGTACCGGGTGGCGCAACCCGGTGAAGTGCTCGGCGCCGGCGGCAAGGTCCTCAACCTCGTCGATCTGTCCGACGTGTACATGACCTTCTTCCTGCCCGAAGCCGTGGCAGGCCGCCTTGCCATGGGCGCCGAAGCGCGCATCGTGCTCGACGCCGCACCGCAGTTCGTCATTCCCGCCAGCATCTCGTTCGTCTCCAGCACTGCGCAATTCACCCCGAAGACCGTGGAGACGGAGAGCGAGCGTCAGAAACTCATGTTCCGTGTGCGCGCGCAGATCGCCCCCGAACTGCTGCAACAGCATCTGAAACTTGTGAAGACGGGCCTGCCCGGTGTCGCGTGGGTGAAGACCGACAGCAAGGTCGAATGGCCGGCGCAGTTGCAGACCAAACTGCCGCAATGA
- a CDS encoding murein transglycosylase A, which yields MAATITIASNTSGNTSNAGYSSNRLLMTLFLNVFGRWRVGRGLALAAFAVLLYGCSSVPPSTPSRPGVPPSNVATPPSGAGRMQAVTWGDVDGWQDDSLIGARLALAQTCVKLGRQTKWQPACRASEQLDDLDAAAVRQFFEQYFTPFRIANADGTQTGLITGYYEPLLHGSRVRGGAYQTPLYKWPAGRKAGSLPARAELMRSGMLRGNELVYVDDPIEAFFLQVQGSGQILLDDGTVMRVGYAGNNDQPYKSIGRWLIDRGEITAAQATMQGIRAWARANPSRVDALLDVNPRFVFFREMPNHGVGGIEGPIGALGVPLTAERSIAVDPASIPLGSPVFLSTTRPPFGPQANLPINRLMFAQDTGSAIKGGVRADFFWGLGDDAGDLAGRMRQSGRMWVFLPNQ from the coding sequence ATGGCGGCAACGATCACGATTGCCAGCAACACCTCCGGCAACACCAGCAACGCCGGATACTCATCGAACAGATTACTCATGACGCTTTTCCTGAATGTGTTCGGGCGGTGGCGCGTCGGCCGGGGCCTGGCGCTCGCCGCGTTTGCCGTCTTGCTCTATGGTTGTTCGAGTGTGCCTCCGTCGACCCCGTCACGTCCAGGCGTGCCGCCGTCGAATGTGGCAACGCCGCCTTCCGGCGCGGGACGCATGCAGGCCGTGACGTGGGGCGACGTCGATGGCTGGCAGGACGATTCGCTCATCGGCGCACGTCTCGCGCTTGCGCAGACCTGCGTGAAGCTGGGGCGCCAGACGAAATGGCAGCCGGCCTGTCGGGCGTCCGAGCAACTCGACGATCTCGACGCCGCCGCCGTTCGTCAGTTCTTCGAACAATACTTTACGCCGTTCCGGATCGCGAACGCCGACGGCACGCAGACCGGCCTGATCACGGGCTACTACGAACCGCTGCTGCACGGCTCGCGTGTGCGCGGCGGTGCCTATCAGACCCCGCTCTACAAGTGGCCCGCCGGGCGCAAGGCGGGTTCGCTGCCCGCACGCGCCGAGTTGATGCGCAGCGGCATGTTGCGCGGCAATGAGCTGGTCTATGTGGACGACCCGATCGAGGCATTTTTCCTGCAAGTGCAGGGCTCGGGGCAGATCCTGCTCGATGACGGGACGGTCATGCGCGTGGGCTACGCCGGCAACAACGACCAGCCGTACAAGTCGATCGGCCGATGGTTGATCGACCGAGGCGAAATCACGGCGGCCCAGGCGACGATGCAGGGCATTCGTGCGTGGGCCCGCGCCAATCCGTCGCGTGTGGACGCGTTGCTCGATGTGAACCCGCGCTTCGTCTTCTTCCGCGAGATGCCGAATCATGGCGTGGGCGGTATCGAAGGGCCGATCGGCGCACTGGGTGTGCCGCTCACGGCGGAGCGCTCCATTGCCGTTGACCCTGCCTCGATCCCGCTGGGCAGCCCGGTGTTCCTGTCGACGACGCGCCCGCCGTTCGGCCCGCAGGCCAATTTGCCGATCAATCGCCTGATGTTCGCGCAGGACACGGGCAGCGCCATCAAAGGCGGTGTGCGCGCCGACTTCTTCTGGGGACTCGGCGACGATGCAGGCGACCTGGCCGGCCGCATGCGACAGAGCGGCAGGATGTGGGTGTTTCTGCCGAACCAGTAA
- the paaG gene encoding 2-(1,2-epoxy-1,2-dihydrophenyl)acetyl-CoA isomerase PaaG, with protein MTATVQLTLTDNVATITLNRPEKLNSFTRQMHAELRDALDAAQAQGARAIVLTGAGRGFCAGQDLADLDFTPGASTDLGALIDENFNPLVRKLRAMPLPVIAAVNGIAAGAGANLALACDIVLAGASVNFVQAFVKIGLVPDTGGTWFLPQRVGMARAMGLAMLGDKLSAEQAEQWGLIWRCVDDAALLPEAQKLAAQLATQPTKALATIKHALYASTTNTLDQQLDLERDGQRSLGASYDYAEGVNAFLEKRAPNFEGR; from the coding sequence ATGACCGCCACGGTTCAACTGACGCTGACGGACAACGTCGCGACGATCACGCTCAACCGCCCCGAGAAGCTCAACAGCTTCACGCGGCAAATGCATGCGGAACTGCGCGACGCCCTGGATGCCGCGCAAGCGCAAGGGGCACGCGCCATCGTGCTGACCGGCGCCGGACGCGGTTTCTGCGCCGGTCAGGATCTGGCGGATCTCGACTTCACGCCGGGCGCCTCGACGGATCTTGGCGCGCTGATCGACGAAAACTTCAACCCGCTCGTGCGCAAGCTGCGCGCAATGCCGCTGCCGGTGATCGCTGCCGTGAACGGCATCGCCGCCGGCGCAGGCGCCAATCTGGCGCTGGCCTGCGACATCGTGCTCGCCGGCGCATCGGTCAATTTCGTTCAGGCCTTCGTGAAGATCGGTCTGGTGCCCGATACGGGCGGTACGTGGTTCCTGCCACAACGCGTCGGCATGGCCCGCGCGATGGGGCTGGCCATGCTCGGCGACAAGCTGTCGGCCGAGCAGGCCGAGCAGTGGGGGCTGATCTGGCGTTGCGTCGACGACGCCGCGCTGCTGCCCGAAGCGCAGAAGCTCGCCGCACAATTGGCGACGCAGCCGACCAAAGCGCTCGCGACCATCAAGCACGCGCTCTACGCTTCGACGACCAACACGCTCGATCAGCAACTCGACCTTGAACGTGATGGTCAGCGCTCGCTGGGCGCGTCGTACGACTATGCCGAAGGCGTGAATGCGTTTCTGGAGAAGCGCGCGCCGAATTTTGAGGGTCGCTGA